The Labeo rohita strain BAU-BD-2019 chromosome 22, IGBB_LRoh.1.0, whole genome shotgun sequence genomic sequence TGTTTCAACCCGGCGTGCTGAAGTTCTTCAGAGCCTCATTCATCTTGTCTCTGGCCAGAGCGTAGCGCCGCACGATCTGCCTCACGTGGTCCTCTTCCTCTCGCTGCAGGATGCGCAGGAAGTTCTGGAGTTCGGGAAAACTGAATGCATCCCACTGCCAGAAGAAACAACAGTATATATagctttaaaggattagttcactccagaataaaaatttcctgatgatttactcactcttatgtCATCAAACATGTTCTTGTCTTTCgatcttcagtcgaaaagaaattaacatttttgaggaaaacattccagggtttttttttccatatagtggactttaatggggatgGGGGACATCTTTTCTTGCTTTATGGTAATAATGAGATGCTGTATTTAAAACgacttttttcttgttaaaatgacatctcTCGTAAAgcatcttttctcgtaataacaagacgttatgtcattaaaacaacataattatcttgttaaaacaacagggctgtcaaacgattaatcgcaattaatcgcatataataaaagtttgagtttgcctaatatatgtgtgtgtattgtaattattatgaaaaaaaacacattcatgtatacatttaagaaatatttacaagtatatgtattcattataatttttatataattttagattatatatatatatatatatatatatatatatatataaatacaaatattttgtacataagaTTACgagatgttatgttgttaaaacaacCACTTTTTCtcgttaaaatgacattttctcaTTAAAACGAGATGCTATATCATTAAAACTactttttcttgttaaaatgacattttgatgTTGTCATTACACGATATTCTCGTTAAATCCACATCTTTTATAGTTAAAtcacttttttctcgtaataagATGTTATGTTGTACAAACTTTTTTGTAATAACAAGATGTTATGTCGTTAAAACGACATCTTTTTCCTCGATAAACGACATCTCTCCTAATAACGAAATGCTgtcattaaaacatctttttcttgttaaaatgaCAACTTTTCTCGTAATGAGATATCGTTGATAAATCTCATTAAAtcaacatcttttctcgtaataacgagatgtCGGTAAAAcgacattttttgtaataatgagATGTTACGTCATTAAAACATCCTTTTCTGGTTAAATTGACATCTTTTATAGTTAAATCACTTTTTTCCGTAATAAGATGTTGTCGTTAAAACTACATCTTTTTTGTAATAACAAGATGgtatgtcattaaaacaacattttttcttgttaaaatgaCAACTTTTCTCGTAATGAGAGATATTGTCATTAAATGATAATTCTTGTTAAATCAACATCTTTTCTCGTGATAACGAGATGTCATAATTTTCtcgttaaaacatctttttctcgttaaaacgacatcttttctcgtaatgaGATGTTTTGTCGTTAAGCGATATTCTCATTAAATTGATGCCTTTTCTagttaaattgattttttcctTATAATAACGAGAGGGTTgtctttaaaattacataattatcttgttaaaacaacagtttttctCGTAATAAGATGTTATGCcgttaaaacatcttttcttgtaaaaagACGTTATGtcgttaaaacaacatctttttttcaaaataagatgttatgtcattaaaacaacatctttttcttgttaaaatgaCAACTTTTAAGCGATATTCTCATTAAATTGATGTCTTTTCTagttaaatttgatttttttctcataataacgagAGGGTTGTcgttaaaatgacaattatcttcttaaaacaacatttcttcaaagggctctacatgatcccagctgaggaataagggtcttatttagtaaAACAATTGGTCgttttcttttcaactgaagaaagaaagacatgaacatcttggatgacatgggggtgagtaaatgatcaggaatgATCCAGTCAGAAAGTTGTCTACTCACATTAACTTCCCCCGTTTCATTCTCCTTAAGAACTAAACTGAGGACCTTCTCGTTGGGTCCAGCACACAGACGCAGGAAAAGCGGACGTTCATCATCTGCTAACTTCCGTAAGTACACTAAAAAGCGAAAGATGAcatgaattgtattatttgtttacaaggttttcattgtttattataaatatcaaCGTAGAGAATGAACAGTCTCCACACCTTGATTCTGTCGCTCGCTGCGTTCGAACAGTGAGAACTTGGCCGGATTGTCCACCACGGTGAATTTCTTCAGCAGTGCTTCGATGACCTCTCTGGCCCGTGTGCTGGAGCTGATGTGCAGGTGTTTGACCGTGTCTCTCGGCAGGTAGAATGAGGTGCGGTGCTTCAGTGCTTTGTCTTCCCGACAACCGCCGTCCCGTCCcggggaggaggaggaggacgtGGATCGTGGAGGAGGGATAGACACGGGCCGGGCCAGCTTAAACTGGACCTTTATGAAGCCAGTGTAAGATCCATCACGGTTCTGACAGGAAGGAACagaaaacatataatgcaagCACCAGAAATAAACATATTCATACGCAGTTGAGGTAGTACCGTTTGTGTAATTCCgacctgaacaagatatttcacataaaagatgtttacatataatccacaaaagaaaataatagttgaatttataaaaatgaccccatttcAAAGTTggcatacacttgattcttaatactgtgttgttaccggaatgatccacagctgtgtttttttgtttagttgttcatgagtctgttctttgttctgttcttcagaaaaatccttcaggtccgccaaattctttggtttttcagcatttttgtgtatttgaacctttttcaacaatgactgtatgatttcaaaatccaacttttcacactgaggacaactgagggactcatatgcaactattacagaaggttcaaacactcactgatgcttcagaaagaaacacaatgcattaagagctgggggtgaaaacttttgaatcagggtaactttaacttattttgtcttctgggaaacatgaacttatcttctgtagcttctgaaggccagtactacatgaaaaaatataatatttaggcaaaataagaaaaatgtacacatcttcaatctgttcaaaagttttcacccctgctttaaatgcattgtgtttctttctgaagcatcagtgagtgtttgaaccttctgtaatagttgcatatgagtccctcagttgtcctcagtgtgaaaagatctcaaaattatacaatcattgttggaaagggctcaaatacacaaaaatgctgaaaaaccaaagaatttgtgggacctgaaggatttttctgaagaacagcaggcaatttaactgttcaggacaaacaagggactcatgaacaactatcactaaacaaaaaaacaccaaacacagttgtggatcattcaggtaacaacacagtattaagaatcaagcatatgtaaactccTGAATGGGTCAtctttataaattcagctattattttcttttgtggtctatatgtaaatgcctcttatgtgaaatatcttatttaggttagtactaaaaaaaaaaaaaaaaaaacattttgtacgatccctcttattttgataaaatagttaatttgcagaatctgcaaggtgtatgaaaacttttgacctcaactatatataataacattatatacCCACACACTGTATGTAAtatcagatagatagatagatagatgatagataatCAAGACTGACAGGTTTCCTTACCAGAACCATGAAGAGGTTACTGTTGACCTGAGCATTGTATTCTTTCACTTTCTGTTGTATTTCACTGACGGACAGCTCCTGTTTCCTACAGTCCACCGGCTCATCCTGTAGGACAGAGGACAGGACAGTGTGATACATCACATGACCACAAGAGGGCGGCAAAGAAACTTTACGAGACTTTAAGACaagggtgcccaaccctgttcctggagatctaccttcccacagagtttagttccaaccctgatcaaacacacctgtctgtaattattaagtgctccttcagatcctaattagctggttcaggtgtgtttgatcagggttggagctgaactctgcaggaaggtagatctccagcaacagggttgagcacccctgctttaaGAGATAGCTGACATAGTCCTCAGATTATACAGCAAACAGAGAAGATGTGAGAGAACTTGATTGTTTGTCCTAAACGCTGATATTTATGGGTTTCCAAACCAATAAGGAACGGCTTTAGATgaacttttacaaaaaaaagtctgactTTTATGAAAACAGATTGAACAAGCATAGCTGATTGTGTTTGTAAAGCAGAATAAATTGCAGTCTGAGGCATAAAGTGGGTTTGAAATAGTCTTTCAGATGCAGCTGGATGCCTTTACCCACAACTCAGAGAAAACATCTCTCCCTCATCCAGAAATAGCAGACAGGAAGtggaaacacacagacacacaagcaTTGTTCCACACTcactcatacacacactcacattcaCGTCAACCCTAAACGCTTGTGAATGTGTCTAAAGAATGTCGAACTTCCAGTCAGTCCATTACTTGTaaaactaaaacacacacatataaaatcTTCCTAAATTGTGCAGGAAAAAAGGTTTTGTACTTATTAGTGCTGTGAAAAGTAACCTAAATATAGtagtaattaaatatgtaattaaaaaatatataataaacataaaacatattgtataaaaacagtttttatctaaaaattacaggttgtttttaaaaataatttatatttataaattacaaatgCGTAACACCACCAATAAAGGTATAAACACGTACATAACATGTTTCAGTGAtgtcacataaataaaaataacgctAGTCCACTTTAATCTTTGAATACATTTGATGACTTCATGAATAGTAATGAAGGCTTAATTAAGATTCAAGTCTTCATATTGATTATGTGCTATAAAGAAACATGAACAGACTGCGGCGATGCTTAATCACCTTAAGAGCGACTCAGCATGACATCATCTAAAGAGGAAACCCCCCCcgcgcgcgcgcacacacacacacacacaaataaggaagtctaaaatattatataaagtacaaccaatattttaaaataatgaatattttgattaaaacaactgattacgtttttaaataatcatatacATTATTGAAAATCATTATCGAGTTCGCTAGTAGATGTAggcatcatttaaaaataaacacgcACGCGCATTGTTGGCAAAGCGAACCGAAGATTTCCGGTAACTTAGTTTGGTTTCTCCCCTTCAAGCTGGAGTAGAAACTCGCAAAGCCGCCCAAGAACGCCAAAATAATACACACTAATGGTTAAAGTTGTATTGTGTTTGACCACTGGCCACTGTCTTACTTTCTCTTTGCGTTTTTTGGTCTTTCTGAGGGACGTGCGCGCCGTGTAGAACTGCTCGAAGTCGTGCTCGTGCTCGGAGTCGCTCTGGCTGCAGTATCCGCTGCTCGCGCTGCTGCCCCACGTCATGTCGAACCACTCGCAGTCCGTCATTGTTACGCCGAAATCAACCGGACCGGGTCTGTGTAAGAGTTTCCGCTGTGTCTGAGGAGGATGATGTGGCTGTCTGACCGACCTCGTGTAACCGGGATGCAACCG encodes the following:
- the rassf1 gene encoding ras association domain-containing protein 1 isoform X1 codes for the protein MAKCELIELQDLTPNDRIELAPPSGPPPPTLDRWSKEKVVRMVGERVRLEDPDWPTCQPGRGHDFQPCSQTQLSWCDLCGEFIWGLYRQSLRCTHCNYTCHYRCQPFIQLDCSLNCDGIGEQLNYCEDTIETDTNVDEPVDCRKQELSVSEIQQKVKEYNAQVNSNLFMVLNRDGSYTGFIKVQFKLARPVSIPPPRSTSSSSSPGRDGGCREDKALKHRTSFYLPRDTVKHLHISSSTRAREVIEALLKKFTVVDNPAKFSLFERSERQNQVYLRKLADDERPLFLRLCAGPNEKVLSLVLKENETGEVNWDAFSFPELQNFLRILQREEEDHVRQIVRRYALARDKMNEALKNFSTPG
- the rassf1 gene encoding ras association domain-containing protein 1 isoform X2; its protein translation is MTDCEWFDMTWGSSASSGYCSQSDSEHEHDFEQFYTARTSLRKTKKRKEKDEPVDCRKQELSVSEIQQKVKEYNAQVNSNLFMVLNRDGSYTGFIKVQFKLARPVSIPPPRSTSSSSSPGRDGGCREDKALKHRTSFYLPRDTVKHLHISSSTRAREVIEALLKKFTVVDNPAKFSLFERSERQNQVYLRKLADDERPLFLRLCAGPNEKVLSLVLKENETGEVNWDAFSFPELQNFLRILQREEEDHVRQIVRRYALARDKMNEALKNFSTPG